The [Clostridium] colinum genome includes the window ATAAAATATCCTTTAGAAAAAGAAATAACAGAAAATGAACTAAAGGCTATTATTTGTAAAATTTTAAAATCAAATATTAATGATATATTAAATATAAAAATCTCTAAAAAATCTATTGATGCAAGAGAAAAACGTGGTGGTTTTTATGTCCTCTCTTTAGATATTGATATAAAAGATGAAAAAAAATATTTAAAAATAAAAGATGTTTCAAAAGTTGAACCTTTTACATATACTATACCTAAAAAACAGTGTAAAAAAAGCCCTGTTGTTATCGGTTTCGGTCCTGCTGGACTTATGGCAAGTTTAATACTTGCTCGTAGTGGGCTTAAACCTATTATTATTGAACGTGGTAAAAGTGTTTATGAACGTAAAAAAGATATAGATAATTTTTGGCAAAGTGGCAATTTAAATGAAAACTCTAACGTACAGTTTGGAGAAGGTGGCGCTGGCACATTTTCTGACGGTAAGCTTACAACTGGTATAAAAGATTATAGATGTAGAGTTTTGCTAGAAGAATTTGTTAAGGCTTCTGCTCCAGAAGAAATATTATATAGGGCAAAGCCTCATATAGGTACCGATAAGCTTATAACTATGGTTAAAAATATAAGAGAAGAAATAATTTCTCTTGGTGGATTAGTTTTATTTGAACATAAAATGATAAATTTATTATCTAAAGATAATACTATAACTGGTGTTACTGTTGAAAATATTAAAACTGGAGAAACTTTTAATATTAACAGTGATAATGTTATATTGGCAATAGGACACAGCGCTAGAGATACTTTTGAGCTTATAAACAATAAAAAT containing:
- a CDS encoding NAD(P)/FAD-dependent oxidoreductase, yielding MIRISNIKYPLEKEITENELKAIICKILKSNINDILNIKISKKSIDAREKRGGFYVLSLDIDIKDEKKYLKIKDVSKVEPFTYTIPKKQCKKSPVVIGFGPAGLMASLILARSGLKPIIIERGKSVYERKKDIDNFWQSGNLNENSNVQFGEGGAGTFSDGKLTTGIKDYRCRVLLEEFVKASAPEEILYRAKPHIGTDKLITMVKNIREEIISLGGLVLFEHKMINLLSKDNTITGVTVENIKTGETFNINSDNVILAIGHSARDTFELINNKNHPIEKKPFAVGVRVEHSQEFINNAQYGKFACYLPPADYKLAVRLPNNRGAYTFCMCPGGYVVNASSEKNRLVTNGMSYFDRSGKNANSALLIEVYPEDLDNNNILSGVDFQRELEQKAFIAGGGNYFAPVQKIGDILKEVASTSIGNIQPTFKPGVTPSDFKQIFPDFIYQSIRLGLIEMDKKIKGFADENGLLTAIESRSSSPIRIIRDKQTLQSIKYKGLYPCGEGCGYAGGIVSAGVDGIKCAEAIINSL